In Rhinolophus sinicus isolate RSC01 chromosome X, ASM3656204v1, whole genome shotgun sequence, a single genomic region encodes these proteins:
- the PGK1 gene encoding phosphoglycerate kinase 1, which yields MSLSNKLTLDKLNVKGKRVIMRVDFNVPMKNNQITNNQRIKAAIPSIKFCLDNGAKSVVLMSHLGRPDGVPMPDKYSLEPVAVELKSLLGRDVLFLKDCVGPEVEKACADPAAGSVILLENLRFHVEEEGKGKDASGNKVKAEPAKIEAFRTSLSKLGDVYVNDAFGTAHRAHSSMVGVNLPQKAGGFLMKKELNYFAKALESPERPFLAILGGAKVADKIQLINNMLDKVNEMIIGGGMAFTFLKVLNNMEIGTSLFDEEGAKIVKDLMSKAEKNGVKITLPVDFVTADKFDENAKTGQATVASGIPAGWMGLDCGPESSKKYAEAVARAKQIVWNGPVGVFEWEAFARGTKALMDEVVKATSRGCITIIGGGDTATCCAKWNTEDKVSHVSTGGGASLELLEGKVLPGVDALSNV from the exons ATGTCGCTCTCTAACAAGCTGACTCTGGACAAGCTGAACGTGAAGGGAAAGCGGGTCATTATGAG AGTGGACTTCAATGTTCCTATGAAGAACAACCAGATAACGAACAACCAGAG GATCAAGGCTGCCATTCCAAGCATCAAATTCTGCTTGGACAATGGAGCCAAGTCAGTTGTTCTTATGAGTCACCTAGGCCGGCCTGATGGCGTCCCCATGCCTGACAAGTACTCCTTGGAGCCAGTTGCTGTAGAACTGAAATCTCTGCTGGGCAG GGATGTTTTGTTCTTGAAGGACTGTGTGGGCCCTGAAGTGGAGAAAGCTTGTGCTGACCCAGCTGCTGGGTCTGTCATCCTGCTGGAGAACCTTCGCTTTCAtgtggaggaagaagggaagggaaaagatgCTTCTGGGAACAAG GTTAAAGCCGAGCCAGCTAAAATAGAAGCCTTCCGAACTTCACTTTCCAAGCTAGGGGATGTATATGTCAATGATGCTTTTGGCACTGCTCACCGGGCCCACAG CTCCATGGTGGGAGTCAATCTGCCACAGAAAGCTGGAGGTTTTTTGATGAAGAAGGAGCTGAACTACTTTGCCAAGGCCTTGGAGAGCCCTGAGCGACCCTTCCTGGCCATCCTGGGCGG AGCTAAAGTTGCAGACAAGATTCAACTGATCAATAATATGCTAGACAAAGTCAATGAGATGATTATTGGTGGTGGAATGGCTTTTACCTTCCTTAAGGTGCTCAACAACATGGAG ATTGGCACTTCTCTGTTTGATGAAGAGGGAGCCAAGATTGTCAAAGACCTGATGTCCAAAGCTGAGAAGAATGGTGTGAAAATTACCTTGCCTGTAGACTTTGTCACTGCTGACAAGTTTGATGAGAATGCCAAGACTGGCCAAGCCACTGTGGCCTCAGGCATACCTGCTGGCTGGATG GGCTTGGACTGTGGTCCTGAGAGCAGCAAGAAGTACGCTGAGGCTGTTGCCAGGGCTAAGCAGATTGTGTGGAATGGACCTGTGGGCGTCTTTGAATGGGAAGCTTTTGCCCGAGGGACCAAAGCCCTCATGGACGAAGTGGTGAAAGCCACTTCCAGGGGCTGCATCACCATCATAG GTGGTGGAGACACAGCCACTTGCTGTGCCAAATGGAACACGGAGGATAAAGTAAGCCATGTGAGCACTGGTGGTGGTGCCAGTTTAGAGCTCCTGGAAG GTAAAGTCCTTCCTGGGGTGGACGCGCTCAGCAATGTTTAG